The DNA segment GCTAAACCATTAGATAAAGTTAATAACTAACTGCTATTACATAAGCTGAGTGTGCTGAACATTGACCCTGAACTTGTGGATTTCCTTCTTCTCGTGTTGAATTTGTCAGCATTTATGATGCTGAATCCTGTACTGTAGCTCTTGGTGCTCGGGTTCCTCAAGGGTCAGTACTTGGCACCCTTACCTTTATTCATCTTCTATATTGCTGTGAATTGCAGTTCCTGTCCGGAATGTACTCTGTATCCtgagagtaaaataaataaatatcttttGTCGAGGAGCATGCCCAGAGGTGAAGAAGGCGAGTGAAAAAACAGAGAGGATGCTAAGTGGGCCCCAGTCCCCCGGACAGATTGAAAACTTGGTGCCTATGACTTAATGCATTTTACACGACTGGACATGTAAAAAAACTTGAATGTCACAATTGGCTGTTATCACTAAATATGATAAACAGTGCAGTAGTTCCCATGAAAATGGCACATAACCAAGTGCATGACACTTAATGCAAGTCGCAGTACCCACAATACTTGCAGCATGAGTAGAAAGTCCTCATACATATATAGAGACATGTAAGCATCACAGTCACATCAGTGAGGTGGTGTGTGAGTAGAGGtctgatgatagtgaatttttttgACGCAAGGGCatgtgtggccaaagagcaccacggcacaaggtattttcgtctgctcaaggtgtggtcaaacacccttttcccaagcattccaccctgaataagccgagcatcaggccaggggaaccatgtacccgttgtatcaccggtgggtacacggcagcacttgggatcgaatcccgcacctcccgcatgcgaggtggatgctcaaccactatgCCACCACTGCAGTCATTAGAGGTTTTCACCGAACAGCAAAACATGAAGCACAGTCATGCAGAGCTTTACAAAATATGCAGGCAACACTGCATGAAAAGCCCCATTACAGCAGGTGTATGGTTTGGTCACTAACACCTCTGCATCTTGGAGAACGTGAAATGGTAACAAAATGGTAAAATGGTAACAAGAAAAATGCACATACAGACTGACTAGATATTATATATCTGCGTATTGCACAATGTAAAAAGGCAAAATTAGAAATATGCATAAACAAACCGACTAGAAAATATCACACACGTGCATGTCGCTGAGGGTAAAAAGGTACAGTAACAAAAACTACAAACCTCCTGCGACTTGCAGAAGGCTATAAAAAACAGTACCAACGATTACAAGCCTTCAGCGACTTGCAGAAGGCTATCAAAAAACAGTACCAAAAACTACAAGCCTTCTGCGACTTGCAGAAGACTAAAAAAATGAGTAACAAAAACTACAAACCTCCTGCAACTTGCAGAAGGCTATAAAAAGAGTAACAAGAAATACAAGCCTTCTGCGACTTGCAGAAGGCTGTAAAAAAAGCAGTAACATAAGCTACTAACCTTCTGCGACTTGTTGAAAGTGATAAAAAACAGTAACACAAACAACAAACCTTCTGCGACTTGCAGTAGGCTGTACAAAAAATAAAGGCTGCACAAACATGACAACCGGAACTTAATGCGGTGGTGGATGTATCTGGTAGTGGAGCATCAGCAACAGGAAGGAGACGGCCACCACGAGCTGCTCGTGCAGGCGCACAGACTGCTCCCTGGTGTCCCGAACTGCTGCCGCCAGGTCTGCTACAGTGGCTGTTAATTGCCGCCTGTCGGCAGCAGCCTCGTTGAGGTGCTGCACATACAAAAAGGGTCGACTGCAAAATCAAGGTCCATTTCTCTTTCATGTTATCGATGACGTACTGAAATATGGTGAGCGACGTCCCACAACAGGTGATCATACAGAGTTAAGCACGGATTTGGAAAGGTGAATTTGACAACATTATGTTGCATGGAACTGCATCTGCTGTACAAAATGTGGTGCATGGTGTCAGCGCGTACCTCCAGGAGGCGTGCCTGAAATTCGGCATCCCTCCTGTTGCGAGCCTCAGTGAGGTCCGCTGTGCGCCGTGTCTCGCGAAGGAGATCAGCCACCTCCTCGTCCCGCTGCCTCCTCCGCCACACAGGACGACCCGGAACTGGTGGTGAGGGCGGTGAGGCAAATGAGGGCAGTGTGGACAGAGCAGTCGGCTGCTGGGTGCCTGCCGGAGGGAAAAAAGTCTGAATGTGCAACTTGTCATACAATACAGCACAATGTGCAATAAGCAAACTGTTGAGTGCAATGTCTGAGGGCAACAGAGCAGAGTACATAAAAGCAGTTACAATCAGTGATATGACAAAGGCAGCATTGTTTCAGTGTACTCAATGTGCACATCAGCCCTGTCACAGCTCCCACTGTAAGAGGGaaacagctgaaacaacgtgccaaTGCTGGATGTGCAGAAAACTTGTGCACATTGTAAAACAACTGTGACTATTAATTTGAGGCAGCTAGCAAAAATGGTAATTTGCACTCTGCATAGCCTCTATACTGGCAGGTGAACTCACTGGCTATCTCGGCATGCTGGTGTTGCTGCTCCTCCTCCAGCAGCTCAAGAGGTGTTGTCTCACTTGCCCCTGCCCACGACATATTGGTGTCATCTAGATGAAATCATTACACAAGACACAACTGCTCAGTGAACAGTTTCAGTATAGCGGGAGATCTGTACGACTAAAATGTGAGCTTAGTGATTAACGCGGGACAATCAAGGCGAAAACACACTACCAGAAAAGAGAAGGTAAAGAAGCTGAGGCTGCATTTGCAGTCACCAATTTATGCACTCTTACACCTTCCAAATTTAGCAGGAACACATATGAGGTCATCACCAGCGTACACAAGCTGTAAGTCACACACACAGAATGGTTCAGCTACCAGCTGCAGAGCGGTGCTCCCTCTGTAGGCCGCTGGTACCCGGTACGCTGCCCACTGAAGCTCTGTGGCCGCGAGGTGGGCTGAGGGAATGAGGTGGGCTGGCCTGCTCCTGCAAGTAGGAAGGCACAGTACCTCACGTTCAAACATGAATGTCTTGCAGTTCATCAGAGGGCTGCATTGCTTACTGCACATGACCCTGAGGTTCGATCAAGAACCCTTCATTACCAGCAAGCTGCAACCTTTGCAATTGCTTGTAACGTCACAGCAGTTGACTAACGACAGTGGACATACCAGCTGCTGGCGGGGGGAAGCGACCTGCTGACAGTATGGCCTCCCGACGCTCCCGGCACTCACTGGCCCGACCAGCTGCACGACGTGGCCAGCCCTACCCGATAGCCTGCCGCCACTGGTGCCCCTGCGATATATGATGCGGAAATGTACGTTCAAACGGTGCTCCACAGACCACTGTTGACAGGCTCAGCCTTGGCTAGCTTGCAGCCGCGCCAATTCTATGCACCACTGGGAGGCCAACACATGCCAAGTGTGGCACCAGAGCTCAGCCGACTTCACAGCCGGACCCTCTCGATTCAGTGCGGCGGCAATCCGTTCCCACAGCTCCCCCCTGCGAGCCGCCGGATACTCGGGCGAGAGCTCTGACGCAGCCCGTGCCAAGGGCGGATGCTGCTCGAGAAGCTCGATCAGCAACAGCCCCTGGGCGACGGACATGCGTGGCCTCTTCGGTGGGGTCGCCATTTCAAATGATAACGGTTTTCACCCCAGTTCCCTAGGCGATTTCTCGGTATCGACCTGAGAGAAATTAATTTTGTAGAAAGGGAATTGTAGGAAATCTGCAATAGTGGTCACTTACATATATATACGTGTGCTGCTTTGAAACAACTTGTAGCAAAGTTATGAAAGAACACAGATTAGTAAGACGGTTTTAAATGTGCGCCTAAGTGTTTGCTCACCCTTTTTCGTTCCCATGCTCATATTCGTTTACTTTTGTCATGTCAGTAAGCGACCACCAACATAATTACCTCCACATGTCGTTTTCGTCGATTTTCGTGCCGACAGCTCCTTGCACGTTGATCTCTGCAGGCCCGTAGCAGTCACTGCCTTCAAACgaatttttctgtgcacttaaTACATGCGCAAAatgccttgattttagacgacacgcaaaaaaagacaggaacAGTAGCTGTGGGATCAGCGGCTTTCTAGCAGGCCACCATGTTAACTCTATACCACTGCCAGCGTGCCCTCATGGCGAAAGAATTTACCCAAAAGCAAATTTAATTGCGAACTGagaacgcttctaattttccttcaTGTTGTTGAGTTCGCAGCAcagtttattaccaaaataaGCACTAGTTTTTTCCTTCAttgcatttgtttatttttagactGACATAttcacgctttaccgctgacaCCACACCTTCGAGGcaacaaaagtgactgaacagcaaacttaattgcaaaactgagaacacTTATTGATTTCCTTGGTCTAGTTGAACTTGAAATAGTTtcttaacaaaataaaacaataattattttattcactgcatctTTACAGGAACACGTTAGCCTGCGGTaccttgtcgtgcgaataaatGCTTTCGGGGCGGAGCCACCGCAACACTGCTACTAATTGGTTGATCCCGCAGTTGGCGTCTTGCGGtgccgtcattttgacgtcacgctctcAAACTTGAGAGCGATTTAGAGAGCGgtacagaatacggccccagttAACTTGCCACGATGAACAAGCAAGGTGCGACACTATAAAAATGTTTTAGGTCTACCTGTGACTGCTCGTGCAGGTGCAGTACGTGCAGCTGCAGATTCCCTGCGTCCTATGCCGGTGTTTCCGCCGGGTATGCATTTCTAAGTTGTATTGCGTAGAGAAGAGGTCTCCGCACTTTTCACAGGCGAGCAACACGCTGTGCAAGGGAACGATATTGACGTCCTCTGAAAAAGAACCAACCAGTGGGAGGAGTGAATGAGCACATGTAGAGTGAAGAACTGCCCAGAGAATTCAGTGTTCTTAATGAGTACtgtagaagaaaggaaaaggccATCAGTAGTACTTTTTCACATCAGTTCCTCAGTATAAATTCTGTGCATGGCAGTTTTCTTAAGGTAGTAATAAAAAAGTACATCATATTAAATATTTGCCTGTTCGCGATACAAAGGCAGCGTGATTGTACTAACCCGCACAGAGCAGTCAGTAGGCAATATATACAATAAGATAAAAAGGCAGTGCCTTTCCTGGAAGCGCGATCGACCAGCTTCGCATCGGCACACATGCATCGAATGAGGAGTTTTCACAATGCTGATGTCTTTTTCATGCACTATGGATATATACATAAAAAGCAAGCACCCATTCTTTTTAATCAATAGTTTAATACCCCTGCTATTCAGGCAATGTGTCACTGTTCCTTCACCTTTTGCCCACATGTCCTCGCACAAAAAGGTCCGCCGTCTCTGCTGACATTCATAGTGTTCATAACTAGGCATattcgaattagcttagacttgaagagggaacggaagaagctagtgaagaggaagtccattaacgggTTAGCAGCAAgaaggaaaatagaggaattcaggatatcgctgccgaacagatattcagctttaactgaggaaggcgatcttaatGTACAACAataaacgataatctgacagctgtcaTTACGAAGTGTGCAgtaaaagtaggcggtaggacggttcgacaggataccggcaagctatctcaagaGACAAAAGATCTTATCaacaaacgccaaagcatgaggacgcataaccctacagacagaatagaactagcagagctatcacgGTTAATAAATAAGCGGAAGATAgttgacataaggaagtttaatatggagagaatcgagcatgctctaaagaacgggggctgcctaaaagcggtgaagaggaaactgggcatgggtaaaaaccagatgtatgtgttaatagacaaggagggcaatgtcattagcaatatggataagatagttaaaggaGCAGACGAGTTCTATACAAATCTATACagaagccaatgtaatcaggacggTAATGAGAGAGAGTAGCCCACACCAATGCATCATCcctccagtaacgaaagaggaagtaaagaaagccttaggagcaatggaaagggcaaaagcagctggggaggataaggtaacagcagatctcttgaaggacggaggggagatcgtgctagaaaaactagccaccctgtatacgcaatgccttatgacctcgaccgtaccagaagccaggaagaacgcaaacattatcttaattcataacaagggagacgtcaaggacttgaaaaattacaggccgatcggcttactcttcgttgcctgcgagatatttactaaggtattcgCTAATTTATCAGGGCAactttagacttcaatcaaccaaatgatcagacaggcttttgtAAAAGATACTCCGCAATAGGTCATAGTTACAgtgtcagtcaggtgatagaaaaatgcgaaGAATACTACAAACCTCTATGcacagccttcattgattacgagaaagcgctTGACTCAGTGCAaatatcagcagtcatacaggcattgcggaatcagggtgtagaagagccttatatcaaaatactggaagctaCATATAGCAAAATGGCATTGCTCTGggacagttggtatgaatccatcttTGGGCCAGGGTGAACTTTGGGACGCACCAACGTAGGCAGACGCATTGAAACACAGAACACCATAGCTAccttagtcctccataaagtcggcaagaaaaatccaataaggaagggcgtcaggcaaggagacacgatctcgacaaTGCTATTCCTcccctgtttgcaggaggtattccgaggcatgaaatgggaacagttggggataagagttcaaggggaataccaaaataatctgcgattcgctgatgacattgccttgctgagtcactccggaggtgaactacaaatcatgatcaatgagttagacatgccgagcagaacggtgggtctaaatattaacatgcagaaaaccaaactaatgatCAACAGCCTAAAAGCCTAGcaggagaacagcagttcacaattggcagcgaggttctggaagtggtaaagaaatacgtccacttagggcaggtaatgacggctgatccggatgatgagagggaaataactagaaggataagaatggggtggagcgcatatggcaggttctctcagatcatgaatagcaggttaccgatatacctcaatagaaaagtgtacaacagctgtatcttatcgttAGTCACCCTAcagggcagaagcgtggaggctaacgaaaagggttcagcttaagttaaggacaacacagcgatccatggaaagaaaaatgataggtgtaacgttaggagacaggaagcgggcagagtgggtgagggaacaaacacgcattaatgacatcctagtcgaaatcaagaggaagaaatgggcttgggcagggcatgtaatgcaaaggcgaggtaactgctggtccttaagggtagcgaagtggattccaagagaaggcaagcgtagcagggggtggcagaagattaggtgggcggatgagattaagaagtttgcaagcataaggtgagcgcagctggcaaaggatagggtgaattggagaaacatggcagaggcctttgccctgcagggggtgtagtcaggctgatgaggatgatgatgttgaatcAGGCGTGTTCGCAGCTTGCATGCCCTATCAGCCAATTGTTATCTACCAGCTAAGGACTGCAGGATAAGCTTCTCCTCACCTTCTTTCAACGCCCCTCGTCCTCTTGGGTTCCCGAGCAaactcttcgcgaacgatgctgAATATCCAACGAGCAGTTCTTCGTCGGGGCCTATGTTTCTTAGTGCGCGGTAGTAGATGTCTTCGTTGAAGAGCAAGGCCACGAGGTTTTGTTTGCACTTGCTGGGTGAGTAGTTTATGTTGTTCATCCAGTGACTGCGCTCTTGATTGCGGCCGTCTACCACGAAGAACTCCCCACATCGGCGCACCTGTGCAATGCAGAGGTTCAACCGTCTAAACGCTCAAGTCAAATTTTTTCTCTACCATACTCAGGCAAAACAACGGACGCAAAAAAACGTGGGGTAAATTTTAAGTGTCCGGAAACGGGCCAGTATTTTGGTATCTAATCTGATACCTCTGCCACTTGGGCATTTCGAACGCCCTCGAACCGACCAGTCTATCCTCTCTAAGGCCACTGAGCGCTGTTACACGGAAGGGTTCTTTGGCCATCGAGACACCGTTAGCGTACCGTGTACCATATTACCTTTACCGAAGTACCGGCCCGCCCACCGCCtgcgagcacgcgctgattggctcGGATGATCCAGGCACgcctgccgggtacctggcgccatctggcgccgttaGGGTGTTTTTCGCGTGTGCATTGGCTgtgcgcgggctcccggtacgaATCAATGGAGCAGCGCAGAACTCtggagatttcgagggcctccCAGCAGTTGCCGTGTGAACTCTCGGACGCGATTGCTCGCAGCAACGAGTAGGAGAATAAAACCTGGGCAGTATCATTTTTGAAAAAGTGGAACTAAAAATATACAACTTAtttaaatgatgatgatgatgatagtaaatttttatggcgcaagggcttctgaggccaaagagcgccatggaacaaggtattttGGTCTACTGAAAACTTATTTTGCGGAAAAAAAGGGCAGCCCGGGCTACCAAACACTTCGACGTGCATATATGTGCCATTCTCAGCGATATAAAACAACCAAAACCAGCTTCCTTAAAAGTGCATGAATGCTACTACATTCATCTAACgaataaatattttgtttttaaccTTTTAGCTTAGCCTTCAGCTTACACTCaagagagcaagctgccgggctagttggtgatgcatgttgtaaactaggaagcgcaaaataccggacgacggacagagtaagggacacaaaaaacaggttcacgagcgcccgtgaacctgtttttttgtGTCCCTAACTCTGTcagtcgtccggtattttgcgcttcctagtttacactCAAGCTTCGAGCTTGGCCTGTGAGTGCAACTCTTGTACGGTGAGCGCGACGGTTTAGCGTGAACCAGCACCGGTAGCCGTACCAGAGGTTTCCCAAAAAtttgcaaggaaaatgaaaaggcCCCAAATGATGGACCTGGTGACTCATGCAGCGATGTCCCATGGTTTTGTTTCATGCTTTGCGTGCCAAAGAAGTTTGGCAAAATGGTTAGGCACTGACAACCATAGGTGAGCGTCgttacatattttttttctttttcctctgacATTATAATAACGCGGCCTTTCAGTGCAGCCGTACAGTATTATACAATGACGTTGGAAAGTCCGCATGCTCACTGTATCCTCGATATGCGGTTTGCAATTGTAGTCATCCGCTGTAATCTTTCCTTCTAACACAACAATGGCACGTATTTCTGCATAATCTGTATCCGCGAAAAAACTCCCCTCGAATGCCCTTGCAAGTATGGGACAGAGTAACAATGCGAGCAGCGTAGTGCAATTGCAACCCAAGTGTTCCGAACGTTGTCTATAAGAGCATTTACAACCTGAGTCTGAGTATTCTACACACTGGCCGGGCAAGCTCACCGGCCAGGTGCAGCCGCCATTTTCGATGCTGTCCACCTTGACTGCGTGATACGGGCCCAAGTGCAGTCCCTTGGGCAGCGCCTTCAACGTGAACACTCCCAGCGGGACGCCCTTGACTGTAGACTTGCCCGAGGCCAGGAACTCGAACAAGCTCGTACCTACGAGACTGGAGTCTTGCGACTGCACCTGCGTATAGGAGTATTATTCTGCCGTGTTCAGCAGCCGCTGTACTGCTAAATGGGGGCTCGGGCATACAAGTTAAATATTATGGCGCTGGCT comes from the Amblyomma americanum isolate KBUSLIRL-KWMA chromosome 1, ASM5285725v1, whole genome shotgun sequence genome and includes:
- the LOC144129158 gene encoding uncharacterized protein LOC144129158, which encodes MATPPKRPRMSVAQGLLLIELLEQHPPLARAASELSPEYPAARRGELWERIAAALNREGPAVKSAELWGTSGGRLSGRAGHVVQLVGPEQASPPHSLSPPRGHRASVGSVPGTSGLQREHRSAADDTNMSWAGASETTPLELLEEEQQHQHAEIASTQQPTALSTLPSFASPPSPPVPGRPVWRRRQRDEEVADLLRETRRTADLTEARNRRDAEFQARLLEHLNEAAADRRQLTATVADLAAAVRDTREQSVRLHEQLVVAVSFLLLMLHYQIHPPPH